The following are from one region of the Eubacterium sp. MSJ-33 genome:
- the dut gene encoding dUTP diphosphatase, translated as MITHIQVPVKKLHPDAVLPTYGSANAAGADLYACIDAPLTLAPHETVMVHTGLAMEIPEGYAGLVYARSGLASKRNLAPANKVGVVDSDYRGEFMVALHNHGNEPQTIDPQERIAQLVITPYIVGDFAVVNELNETARGAGGFGSTGR; from the coding sequence ATGATAACCCATATACAAGTACCAGTAAAGAAACTACACCCAGACGCAGTTCTGCCTACGTACGGTTCTGCAAATGCTGCGGGTGCAGATTTATATGCATGCATAGATGCCCCTCTCACACTTGCGCCACATGAAACTGTAATGGTGCATACCGGACTTGCCATGGAAATTCCTGAAGGCTATGCCGGGCTTGTCTATGCAAGAAGCGGATTGGCATCCAAACGCAATCTGGCACCGGCAAACAAAGTTGGAGTTGTAGATTCCGATTATCGTGGCGAATTTATGGTCGCACTTCATAATCACGGAAATGAACCACAGACCATTGATCCACAGGAAAGAATTGCCCAACTTGTCATCACGCCTTATATTGTCGGCGATTTTGCTGTTGTGAATGAGTTAAATGAAACCGCGCGCGGTGCCGGTGGATTTGGTTCTACCGGTCGTTAA
- the nrdG gene encoding anaerobic ribonucleoside-triphosphate reductase activating protein, protein MNYADIKRIDVANGLGVRVSLFVSGCSHHCKGCFNEETWDFNYGKPFTEAEIEQILNDVKPDYIKGLSLLGGEPFEYVNQQGLLPLLRRFKSLYPQKDVWCYTGYDFEKDIQEKMMVMWPETRELLGYIDILVDGEFEMDKKDLSLRFRGSSNQRIIDVKRSLAENKLCLKEEFYQ, encoded by the coding sequence ATGAATTATGCAGATATCAAGCGCATTGATGTAGCAAACGGACTCGGTGTACGAGTTTCTTTGTTCGTGTCCGGCTGCTCACACCATTGCAAAGGCTGTTTTAACGAAGAAACATGGGATTTCAATTATGGAAAGCCATTTACGGAAGCAGAAATCGAGCAAATCCTAAATGATGTGAAACCTGATTATATCAAGGGGCTGTCGCTGCTCGGCGGCGAGCCTTTTGAATATGTCAATCAACAAGGACTGCTCCCATTGCTCCGCAGATTCAAGTCTCTGTACCCACAAAAAGATGTGTGGTGCTACACGGGCTATGATTTTGAAAAAGATATTCAGGAAAAAATGATGGTAATGTGGCCGGAGACACGTGAACTGCTCGGCTATATTGATATTCTTGTAGATGGAGAATTCGAGATGGATAAAAAAGATTTATCGCTCCGGTTCCGCGGTTCCTCCAACCAGAGAATCATCGATGTTAAACGTTCTCTCGCAGAAAACAAACTATGTCTCAAGGAGGAATTTTACCAATGA
- the nrdD gene encoding anaerobic ribonucleoside-triphosphate reductase translates to MKVIKRDGHTVTYDRSKIITAIKKANAEVEPCEKVSDEKIEEIVESIESKNRPRMLVEDIQDIIEQKLMADGKFVLAKTYIIYRYSRELVRKANTTDDSILSLIKNRNKDVMEENSNKNATVASTQRDLIAGEVSKDLTRRVLLPEKISKAHDEGVLHFHDADYFLQPIFNCCLINIGDMLDNGTVMNGKLIESPKSFQVACTVMTQIISSVASSQYGGQSVDIRHLGKYLRKSYNKYKNKLIEEFGDKIDDTILEQMAQDRLQDELRSGVQTIQYQINTLMTTNGQSPFVTLFLNLDPNDEYIEENAIIIEEILRQRLEGIKNEKGVYVTPAFPKLIYVLDEHNCLKGGKYDHITKLAVKCSAKRLYPDYISAKKMRENYEGNVFSCMGCRSFLSPWKDENGNYKWEGRFNQGVVSLNLPQIGILAKGNEEKFWSMLDERLELCYEALMCRHHALLGVTSDVSPVHWQYGAIARLKKGEKIDPLLKDGYSTISLGYIGLYEVTKLMTGKSHTEPGGEEFALRVMNRLRRACDEWKEETGLGFGLYGTPAESLCYRFARIDQERFGTIEDVTDKGYYTNSYHVDVREKIDAFSKFRFESQFQTISSGGAISYVEIPNMRHNLEALEEIVRFIYDNIQYAEFNTKSDYCHVCDYDGEIIINDDNEWECPQCGNKDHSKMNVTRRTCGYLGENFWNVGKTKEIKARVLHL, encoded by the coding sequence ATGAAAGTTATCAAACGAGATGGTCATACAGTGACCTATGACCGCAGCAAGATCATCACTGCCATCAAAAAGGCAAATGCTGAGGTTGAACCATGTGAAAAAGTTTCAGATGAAAAGATTGAAGAGATTGTGGAAAGCATCGAGAGTAAGAATCGTCCACGTATGCTCGTCGAAGATATCCAGGATATTATCGAGCAAAAGCTGATGGCCGACGGCAAGTTCGTTCTTGCCAAAACTTACATCATCTATCGTTACTCCCGTGAGCTCGTCCGAAAAGCAAACACAACAGATGATTCCATCCTGAGTCTGATCAAAAACCGTAACAAGGACGTTATGGAAGAAAATTCAAACAAGAACGCAACCGTTGCTTCTACGCAGCGTGATCTGATTGCCGGGGAAGTATCCAAGGATCTGACACGTCGTGTTCTGCTTCCTGAGAAGATTTCCAAGGCACACGATGAGGGTGTGCTGCATTTCCATGACGCGGATTATTTCTTACAGCCGATTTTCAACTGCTGTCTGATCAACATCGGCGATATGCTTGACAATGGCACCGTAATGAACGGCAAGCTCATCGAAAGCCCAAAGAGCTTTCAGGTAGCATGTACGGTTATGACACAGATCATTTCCTCCGTTGCCAGCAGCCAGTACGGCGGACAGTCCGTAGACATCCGTCATCTCGGCAAATATCTTCGCAAGAGCTACAATAAGTATAAGAATAAATTAATTGAAGAGTTCGGGGATAAGATTGACGATACGATTTTAGAGCAGATGGCCCAGGACCGCCTGCAGGATGAGCTTCGTTCCGGCGTTCAGACAATCCAGTACCAGATTAATACATTGATGACAACAAATGGTCAGTCGCCATTCGTAACTTTATTCCTGAATCTTGATCCAAACGATGAGTATATCGAGGAAAATGCAATTATCATCGAGGAGATACTACGGCAGCGTCTTGAAGGCATCAAGAACGAGAAGGGCGTCTATGTAACACCTGCATTTCCGAAGCTTATTTATGTATTGGATGAACACAACTGCTTAAAGGGCGGCAAATACGACCACATTACAAAATTAGCTGTAAAATGTTCTGCCAAGCGTCTCTATCCGGATTACATTTCCGCAAAAAAGATGCGTGAAAACTACGAAGGAAATGTATTCTCCTGCATGGGATGCCGTTCGTTCCTGTCTCCATGGAAGGATGAAAACGGAAATTATAAATGGGAAGGTCGTTTCAACCAGGGTGTTGTATCCCTGAATCTTCCACAGATTGGTATTTTAGCGAAAGGCAATGAAGAAAAGTTCTGGAGCATGCTTGATGAACGTCTGGAACTGTGCTACGAAGCCCTGATGTGCAGACATCATGCATTGCTTGGTGTAACATCTGACGTCAGCCCGGTACACTGGCAGTATGGCGCGATTGCCCGTCTGAAGAAAGGCGAAAAGATTGATCCTTTATTGAAGGATGGTTACTCTACTATCTCGCTCGGCTACATCGGCTTGTACGAAGTAACCAAGCTTATGACCGGGAAGAGTCATACAGAACCGGGCGGTGAAGAGTTCGCTCTTCGTGTGATGAACCGTCTCCGCAGAGCCTGTGACGAATGGAAAGAAGAGACCGGTCTTGGATTCGGTCTTTATGGTACTCCTGCCGAGAGTCTCTGCTATCGTTTTGCAAGAATTGACCAAGAGCGTTTCGGAACAATTGAAGATGTCACAGATAAAGGTTATTACACAAACTCTTATCATGTAGATGTACGGGAAAAGATTGATGCTTTCAGCAAGTTCCGCTTCGAGAGCCAGTTCCAGACAATCTCCTCCGGTGGAGCAATCTCTTATGTAGAGATTCCAAACATGCGTCACAATTTAGAGGCGCTTGAAGAGATCGTCCGTTTTATCTATGACAATATCCAGTATGCGGAGTTCAATACCAAGTCCGATTACTGTCATGTCTGCGATTATGATGGTGAAATCATAATCAACGATGACAACGAATGGGAATGCCCACAATGCGGCAACAAAGATCATTCCAAGATGAATGTAACCCGTCGTACATGCGGTTATCTCGGTGAAAACTTCTGGAATGTCGGTAAGACGAAAGAGATTAAAGCACGTGTACTTCATTTGTAA
- the tig gene encoding trigger factor, whose protein sequence is MKKQFRTLGYVLSLALGMTMLTGCGKKVDGVDQQSMIDKYAAYCDLPEYKGLEYEETKTTVTDADVDAKIQSLLNQYATSKQVTEGTVANGDNVNIDFVGSVDGVEFEGGNSEGKGYDVTLGSGSMIPGFEEGIVGHKIGETFNIKATFPEDYGKDELKGKEADFKITLNYKTDSELPEYNDAFVASYTDAATVDEYEESVRKDLVDQQEKSDKSQNESAIMQVLIDSTTYNEYPEQEMQDLIDEGIAQQEKAASSYGYSLGDYVTARFGFSDEDSFREYIQKTAEDYMKEKIVVCAVAKKEGITVSKTEVDDYKKTVMEYYGYEDEDKMKEDFTAEDFVYYALAQKVVDFILENGKGVQATAGDATVELPAATENDASSTDAE, encoded by the coding sequence ATGAAGAAGCAGTTTAGAACACTTGGGTATGTGCTGAGTCTTGCACTAGGTATGACGATGCTTACCGGATGTGGAAAAAAAGTAGATGGTGTGGATCAGCAGAGCATGATCGACAAATACGCCGCATATTGTGATCTGCCGGAGTATAAAGGGCTGGAATATGAGGAGACAAAGACAACTGTGACAGATGCAGATGTTGATGCGAAGATCCAGTCGTTACTGAATCAGTATGCAACAAGTAAGCAGGTTACAGAGGGAACGGTTGCAAACGGTGATAATGTCAATATTGACTTTGTAGGAAGTGTTGATGGTGTAGAGTTTGAAGGTGGTAATTCCGAAGGAAAAGGATATGATGTGACCCTCGGAAGCGGATCTATGATTCCGGGATTTGAAGAAGGAATTGTAGGACATAAGATCGGTGAAACATTCAATATTAAAGCAACATTCCCTGAGGATTATGGAAAAGATGAGTTGAAAGGAAAGGAAGCGGACTTCAAGATTACGCTGAACTATAAGACAGACAGCGAACTCCCGGAGTATAACGATGCATTTGTCGCATCTTATACAGATGCAGCTACCGTGGACGAATATGAGGAATCTGTCAGAAAAGATCTGGTAGATCAGCAGGAAAAATCTGATAAGAGCCAGAATGAAAGTGCAATTATGCAGGTTTTGATCGATTCCACGACTTACAACGAATATCCGGAACAGGAAATGCAGGATCTGATTGATGAGGGCATTGCGCAACAGGAAAAGGCAGCATCCAGCTATGGATATTCCCTTGGTGATTATGTAACAGCAAGATTTGGTTTCTCGGATGAGGATTCCTTCCGTGAGTATATTCAGAAAACAGCAGAGGATTACATGAAAGAAAAAATTGTAGTCTGTGCGGTAGCCAAGAAGGAAGGCATTACTGTTTCCAAAACAGAAGTTGATGACTATAAGAAGACCGTTATGGAGTATTATGGTTATGAAGACGAAGATAAAATGAAAGAAGACTTTACAGCAGAGGATTTTGTGTATTATGCATTGGCACAGAAGGTTGTAGATTTCATTCTGGAAAATGGTAAGGGTGTACAGGCAACAGCCGGTGATGCAACTGTAGAATTGCCTGCGGCAACCGAAAACGATGCGTCATCTACCGATGCAGAATAA
- a CDS encoding class I SAM-dependent methyltransferase, which produces MGKTVSIKFHKMRTEDLKRQVELSKRKADIKIPQFVVKQFDIDELREEGRICYRLVPKQGFNGTYIMYLYSSKLCFPMNPTEWIFLAKTALACHAGVFLPMYPLAPEHCCKEVFQMLVPTYRNCTKGQDVERVVLMGCGAGGGLALSIAMLAWREGFRKPDQLILLSPMMDTEFFDKELEQELIESSKRSKWTFYNEHVKEFLNSYWVRDYAVKTEYTSPYYGDMTDICDDVVLFSGVQDLYHCYAREFYKKAKKAGANIRFFEFEEEAEDFMIYDRTKEYKKAQGFLIDCINGTFDTSLRAIYPLKMMSDWSKKYPEYFKDDWAEKFIYSHKFDFTRLNPHISEYQNIRMAADASACDTLVRRFVQEFPFGTVIHMACRLDNMFGRVDNGRIQWYSLDSHNIMSLRRTMYGVRPREKTIGRRLMDFSWLDEIQCKQNQGVLFVCDDGFSYLSKNEVRDLIEKIRLTFPGAHLIFTASTSVANMAANMSKHSQTVQRRKKRKFSVNDAAQVFFAWRPDYRIIEEQPIFRYLEIPKKLGVITKLLCRYNRIGYNHRIIHVKLGSEEYKINYKY; this is translated from the coding sequence ATGGGAAAAACGGTATCTATAAAATTTCATAAGATGCGCACAGAAGATCTGAAGCGGCAGGTGGAGCTGAGCAAAAGAAAAGCAGATATCAAAATTCCACAGTTTGTTGTGAAGCAGTTTGACATCGATGAATTGCGGGAAGAGGGGCGGATCTGCTACCGGCTGGTTCCAAAACAGGGATTCAACGGAACATATATTATGTATTTGTATTCCAGTAAATTATGTTTTCCGATGAATCCGACAGAATGGATATTCCTTGCGAAGACGGCTCTGGCGTGTCATGCGGGAGTTTTTCTGCCGATGTATCCGCTTGCACCGGAGCATTGCTGTAAAGAAGTGTTCCAGATGCTCGTGCCGACATACAGGAATTGTACGAAAGGACAGGATGTGGAACGTGTTGTTCTGATGGGATGTGGCGCCGGTGGAGGACTTGCGCTATCCATTGCAATGCTTGCATGGCGCGAGGGATTTCGAAAACCGGATCAATTGATTCTGCTGTCTCCGATGATGGATACAGAATTTTTTGATAAAGAACTCGAACAGGAGCTGATTGAGTCTTCCAAACGCTCGAAATGGACATTTTACAACGAACACGTCAAGGAATTCCTCAATTCTTACTGGGTGCGAGATTATGCGGTCAAGACAGAATATACCAGCCCGTATTACGGAGATATGACGGATATCTGTGACGATGTTGTGCTGTTTTCGGGTGTGCAGGATCTGTATCATTGTTATGCCCGGGAATTTTATAAGAAAGCGAAAAAAGCGGGTGCGAATATTCGGTTCTTTGAATTCGAGGAAGAAGCCGAAGATTTCATGATCTATGATAGAACAAAAGAATATAAGAAGGCACAGGGCTTTTTGATTGACTGTATCAATGGAACGTTTGATACGTCTCTGCGGGCGATTTATCCTTTAAAGATGATGTCTGACTGGTCAAAGAAATATCCGGAATATTTTAAGGATGATTGGGCAGAGAAGTTTATATATAGTCACAAATTTGATTTCACAAGACTGAACCCGCATATCAGCGAATACCAGAATATCCGTATGGCAGCAGACGCAAGCGCCTGTGATACGCTTGTTCGAAGATTTGTGCAGGAATTTCCGTTTGGAACAGTCATACATATGGCATGTCGTCTGGATAATATGTTTGGCAGGGTGGATAATGGCAGGATTCAGTGGTATAGTCTGGATTCGCATAATATCATGTCGTTACGGAGGACCATGTATGGTGTGCGACCGCGGGAAAAGACAATCGGACGGAGACTGATGGATTTTTCGTGGCTGGATGAGATACAGTGCAAGCAGAACCAGGGGGTCTTGTTTGTCTGTGACGATGGTTTTTCATATCTGAGTAAGAATGAGGTCCGGGATTTGATTGAGAAAATACGTTTGACATTTCCTGGTGCCCATCTGATTTTTACCGCGTCTACAAGTGTTGCGAATATGGCTGCGAATATGAGTAAGCATAGCCAGACTGTACAGCGGAGGAAAAAAAGAAAATTCTCGGTGAATGATGCGGCACAGGTGTTTTTCGCATGGAGACCGGATTACCGGATCATAGAGGAACAACCGATTTTTCGATATCTTGAAATACCGAAGAAACTTGGTGTGATTACCAAATTGCTGTGTCGGTATAACCGGATTGGCTATAATCATAGAATCATACATGTCAAACTTGGCAGTGAAGAATATAAGATCAACTATAAATATTAA
- a CDS encoding ABC transporter ATP-binding protein yields MLEAENLVKNFEKNEKKHKKVVFSAVNHVSLRVREGEIVGVLGPNGAGKTTLLRMLGCLMQPTEGVIRYEDEQKNLLTKQNDIKRQIGYLSGNTKLYGRLSTRELLTITGNIYGLSTEEIEQRIEKIIEILSLQDFVDNRIEKLSTGQTQRASISRCLIHSPKLYIFDEPTLGLDIMSSSAIIDFMQKEKARGKAVLYSTHYMEEAEMLCDRIMMLSHGRVIAQGTMDEIYAQTGCENLRSAFRTLMAQEIEDQTGQMEE; encoded by the coding sequence ATGTTAGAAGCAGAAAATCTGGTTAAGAATTTCGAAAAAAATGAAAAGAAACATAAGAAAGTTGTGTTTTCGGCAGTAAATCATGTGAGCCTGCGTGTTCGGGAAGGAGAAATCGTAGGCGTTTTGGGACCAAACGGTGCGGGAAAGACAACATTGCTCCGGATGCTTGGATGTCTGATGCAGCCGACGGAGGGGGTAATCCGGTATGAGGATGAGCAGAAAAATCTGCTGACGAAGCAAAACGATATTAAAAGACAGATCGGCTATCTGTCCGGCAATACAAAGCTGTATGGACGGCTGAGTACCCGCGAGCTGTTGACGATCACGGGGAATATCTATGGACTTTCAACGGAGGAAATCGAACAACGAATTGAGAAAATTATTGAGATACTTTCTCTGCAGGACTTTGTAGATAACCGTATTGAGAAGCTTTCCACCGGACAGACGCAGCGGGCGTCTATCTCCCGGTGTCTGATCCACAGTCCGAAGCTGTATATCTTTGATGAACCAACGCTGGGGCTCGATATCATGAGCAGCAGTGCCATCATTGATTTTATGCAGAAGGAGAAGGCACGCGGGAAAGCGGTTTTATATTCCACACACTATATGGAAGAAGCGGAGATGCTTTGTGACCGGATTATGATGCTCTCGCATGGACGTGTAATCGCACAGGGGACAATGGATGAAATCTATGCACAGACCGGATGTGAGAATCTGAGAAGTGCATTTCGCACACTCATGGCGCAGGAAATCGAGGATCAGACCGGACAGATGGAGGAATAA
- a CDS encoding ABC transporter permease subunit/CPBP intramembrane protease: protein MNFRVIKQLYKKEMLDVLRDKKTVIMMLIVPILIYPLMFVGGMVMMSKVTTQMDTQTYEIAVDFMDTNPELVRMFLQPDDDTLHFKLCDLNVMNADISMILRGEKINAIVYENEDGTGYNIAYLSSVTNSSYAEQKVRQVLEAYSDSLTNQSLLEAGLDPDAVLHPIQVEADDRATTEESTGSLLGVIVPFMLVVSLLMGTMYPAIDTTAGERERGTLETILTLPVTNQELIFSKFLTVGTIGIASALLNVLSMGGIGIYVYKLAAQTMALQQGIRISRFVPAILVCALCVLAFAVLISALSMCFCVFAKTYKEANNYITPLMLLVMFASFVGFMPNVSLTRNMALVPVANICLLIRDLLAFKFSFSTITIVLFSNIAYGVIAVLLLGKLYNSEAILFGDGTGNVQIFERRSNMRKGGVPSVGDACLALPIVLVLMIYVGGFASTKGMLSGLFATQGIVAGVPVLMTLYTKKDWKKTFRIRLCRPGFWVGGTFLILGAIALGIIVTSITSVLFPNSADAVATSMDEIYRMGYGASILIVALLPAVCEELLFRGFLYSSFEARMTQGKAIVLVSVIFGLYHMNVVQSTTTVVIGLAICYLSAQSESLFPGILMHFLNNALSVTQTFYYDAVSKYLKGNSGTPGALFELIYILLFGIVFCVIGTKIVKHTRKKCASIESAEKL, encoded by the coding sequence ATGAATTTTCGAGTGATAAAACAGTTATATAAGAAGGAAATGTTGGACGTTCTGCGGGATAAGAAAACTGTGATCATGATGCTGATCGTGCCGATTCTCATCTATCCGCTGATGTTTGTCGGTGGTATGGTCATGATGTCGAAGGTGACAACGCAGATGGATACACAGACGTATGAAATTGCGGTTGATTTCATGGATACGAATCCGGAGCTTGTCCGGATGTTTCTGCAACCGGATGATGACACGCTGCATTTTAAGCTGTGTGACCTGAATGTCATGAATGCAGATATTTCGATGATCCTGCGGGGAGAAAAGATTAATGCAATCGTATATGAAAATGAAGATGGAACCGGATATAATATCGCGTATCTGTCCTCAGTTACGAATTCAAGCTATGCGGAACAGAAGGTGCGTCAGGTGCTTGAAGCATACTCGGATTCCCTGACGAATCAGAGCCTTCTTGAGGCGGGCTTAGACCCGGATGCGGTTCTGCATCCGATTCAGGTGGAGGCCGATGATCGTGCGACGACCGAGGAGTCAACTGGAAGTCTGCTCGGCGTAATCGTGCCATTTATGCTTGTTGTGAGTCTGCTGATGGGAACGATGTACCCGGCAATCGATACGACAGCCGGAGAACGGGAACGTGGAACGCTGGAGACGATATTGACGCTTCCGGTCACGAATCAGGAACTGATATTTAGCAAATTCCTGACCGTTGGAACGATAGGAATCGCGTCCGCTTTGTTGAATGTGTTATCTATGGGCGGAATCGGAATCTATGTCTATAAGCTTGCGGCACAGACAATGGCGCTGCAGCAGGGAATCCGTATATCCCGGTTTGTTCCGGCGATTTTAGTCTGTGCACTGTGCGTGCTTGCATTTGCTGTGCTGATCAGTGCACTTTCCATGTGCTTCTGCGTATTTGCGAAGACGTATAAGGAGGCGAACAACTATATCACACCACTTATGCTGCTTGTGATGTTCGCATCATTTGTCGGATTTATGCCGAACGTATCGCTTACCCGGAATATGGCACTCGTCCCGGTCGCAAATATCTGCCTGCTGATCCGGGATCTGCTGGCATTTAAGTTCAGTTTCTCGACGATCACGATTGTGCTGTTTAGCAACATTGCCTATGGTGTGATTGCGGTGCTTCTGCTCGGAAAACTCTATAACAGTGAGGCAATCCTGTTCGGAGATGGAACCGGAAATGTACAGATCTTCGAACGGAGGAGCAATATGCGTAAAGGCGGAGTACCATCGGTTGGAGATGCCTGTCTGGCACTTCCGATCGTGCTTGTCCTAATGATTTATGTGGGCGGCTTTGCAAGTACGAAAGGAATGCTTTCCGGACTTTTTGCAACGCAGGGAATCGTGGCGGGCGTGCCGGTTTTAATGACACTTTATACGAAGAAGGATTGGAAGAAGACGTTCCGGATCCGTCTTTGCAGGCCTGGGTTTTGGGTGGGCGGAACCTTCCTGATTCTCGGTGCGATCGCACTTGGCATAATCGTAACATCAATCACAAGCGTTCTGTTCCCGAACAGTGCGGATGCGGTGGCAACATCGATGGATGAGATCTATCGGATGGGGTATGGAGCAAGTATTCTGATTGTTGCGCTGCTTCCTGCCGTGTGCGAGGAGCTTTTGTTCCGGGGATTTCTGTATTCTTCGTTTGAAGCGCGAATGACACAGGGAAAGGCAATCGTACTCGTATCTGTGATATTCGGCCTCTATCATATGAATGTTGTGCAGTCAACGACGACTGTGGTGATCGGACTTGCAATCTGTTATCTGTCTGCACAGTCGGAGAGTCTGTTCCCTGGAATCCTGATGCATTTTCTGAACAATGCACTGTCGGTGACACAGACATTTTATTACGATGCGGTATCAAAATATTTGAAAGGGAATTCTGGGACGCCAGGCGCCCTGTTCGAATTGATTTATATACTCTTATTTGGAATCGTGTTCTGTGTGATCGGAACAAAAATTGTGAAACATACGCGAAAAAAATGCGCATCAATTGAGTCGGCTGAAAAGCTGTGA
- a CDS encoding glycoside hydrolase family 25 protein: MNEKKRDYEINWPHVILVGAIAVVLVLIGLIIGINIGKSKRHKPALVGRDGYTWSLQPGAEAQMIYANFWQFAQASYVLVGDIPNCQFYKIVKEVPRNDFQTDDFYMEDGDSTVMAYHNAEGTRISELAVDISSYQSELDWDALKQAGVTIAFIRVGYRGYGSEGKLVADDMFQTHIEAAKAAGIKVGMYFYSQAMNYEEGVEEAQFALDLASDYTLDMPVVIDTEEVYADGARTADITVDERTDGVVGFCETVKNAGYVPMIYSHRNWFVQKLDMTRLGDYKLWLAHYANQPDFPYLYAGWQYTGSGTIAGIGQELDLNVWLDGSVY; the protein is encoded by the coding sequence ATGAATGAGAAAAAAAGAGATTATGAGATCAACTGGCCGCATGTGATTTTAGTTGGTGCAATTGCGGTTGTGCTCGTATTGATTGGATTGATCATAGGAATTAACATTGGAAAAAGTAAGAGACATAAACCGGCTCTGGTGGGTAGAGATGGATATACATGGTCATTGCAGCCGGGTGCGGAGGCACAGATGATCTATGCGAATTTCTGGCAGTTTGCACAGGCAAGTTATGTACTGGTTGGAGATATTCCGAATTGCCAGTTTTATAAGATTGTAAAAGAAGTGCCACGAAACGATTTCCAGACGGACGATTTTTATATGGAAGATGGAGACAGTACGGTAATGGCATATCACAATGCCGAAGGAACGAGAATTTCGGAGCTTGCGGTAGACATATCATCGTACCAGTCAGAGCTTGACTGGGATGCCTTAAAACAGGCAGGCGTTACGATTGCGTTTATCCGTGTTGGATATCGCGGATATGGTTCCGAAGGAAAGCTTGTGGCAGATGATATGTTTCAGACACATATAGAGGCAGCGAAAGCAGCAGGAATCAAAGTCGGAATGTATTTTTATAGTCAGGCAATGAATTACGAGGAAGGTGTAGAGGAGGCACAGTTTGCGCTGGATCTTGCATCGGATTATACATTGGATATGCCGGTTGTGATTGATACAGAGGAAGTCTATGCGGATGGAGCGAGAACTGCAGATATCACGGTGGATGAGCGGACGGATGGCGTTGTCGGATTCTGTGAAACTGTGAAGAATGCGGGATATGTGCCAATGATCTATTCTCATAGAAACTGGTTTGTTCAGAAGCTGGACATGACGCGGCTTGGTGATTATAAATTATGGCTTGCACATTATGCAAACCAGCCGGATTTTCCGTATTTATATGCAGGATGGCAGTATACCGGTAGTGGAACAATCGCTGGAATCGGGCAGGAATTAGACTTAAATGTATGGCTGGATGGCAGTGTTTATTAG